A region of the Apium graveolens cultivar Ventura chromosome 6, ASM990537v1, whole genome shotgun sequence genome:
TCACCACAAAGCCATACAAAGCTCACACAACTATGTAGATTCAGGGTTAAAACAACGAAACAATTGCAAAACTTAAACAAAAACTACACAGTAACGGAGTAAAACTCGAGCAAAAGCAGTGGCATGCATGGCATAAAAATGGAAGGATCAAAGAAGGAGGAACTTACAAGTGAGCAGGAGAAAAATGAGGGCTTCAAACTCGTAGAAACGATCCTTCGAAAGCTTCGATTTCTCAGTTTCTCTCTCAAGTCCTTTGTCGCGTAAAAGAAAAATGGAAGGGGAAAGGCTGGTATTTATAGAGGAAAAGTGAAGAGATGAAGGGTTTTGTGATTAAGGGAACCGTCAGGGCCACGTGGCACCCCCTGATTGGTGTCGATTTATTAACCGCAGCAGTTATTACCACTACTGCAATCATGTCACGGCACAACTTTTCAGGAGAAAAAGGGGGGGGGGGATTAAAAATTTGTAAACTCAAAAGATACATACATAAATGCACGTATCTTTGACCCCAGCTCGAATCCCAACAATCTCCTGACACTCCGAATTTTCAGCATCAGCTTTTCAGAGTCCGGTTAAATCAAATATCAGATTGCCCTTATCCACCAAATCTTATCCAAAATCCAAATTTCAAATCAtatgactaaccaagtcaaccccggagtctagTTCCCATTAGACCTCGGGATtagggggcaacaaatcaaattaacccccaaaattttctaAGTACTCCAGGGAATCCCACATTGGACTCAAATCATATGGTTAACCAAGTCAACCCCAGAGTCTAGTTCCCATtagaccccggggttagggggcaacaaatcaaattaaccccaaaaattttctaagtactCCAAGGAATCCCACCTTGAACTCAAATCAtatgactaaccaagtcaaccccggagtctaaTTCCCATtagaccccggggttaggggcaaCAAATCGAATAAATCTCCAAATTTTTTCCTAAGGCGTCGCGGCACAATAATAACTAATCTACTTCCCCATCCGGgtaaacccgcataagggagGGGGGCAAATGATATCCTATATTAGTGCAGACCCGACAACAGAAGTCCAGGGCCCAATAAGAAGAGTCCAGGAAGCACCCAGCATTAACCTTGGAGAGCCCAGGACGCGTGGAAACATCACCACCGTTCAGGTACCCCGGATCTAGAACATTCCTACGGTCCGGACTCCATAGTACACCGGCTCATCCTGAGCGTCCACACTTCCTACAGTCCAAAAGGCACACCTACGGTCCAGATCaaaaggtacaaacccctaaaccctagtgGGAGGCCTATAAAAGGCAGAATAAAAGGAAGGCTACAGGTTACTTCATCTCTCATATATACACACACCATATCATACTTGTATAATTCCTTTTTGACCCCTTTCTCCTTCAAAACCCTTTCTcattctcacgccggaggtgccgcgaGGACGCTACCCCCCTCCGGTTTTGTTTTGTAGGCTCCCACCCTACAACTACACATCTCGCCGCCGTCATTCCTGTCCAAACGGAGCTTGAGTCCGGGCCGATAAAGAGAGGACCCCGGGGTGAATTGGGattatcacacataattttttaaatttactCCAAATTTTTAAATTTATCCTCTTATTTTTTTTCATCACACGCATGGTTCTAAAACTTCTCAATTTATCGGCTAATTCTCTACAAGATGGATAATCGATCTCATTTTTGAAATTTGATTAATCCTTACATATTCTTCGATATATTTCAAAtggatttaaaataaaatttaaattaaattaaaataactataaattttatgatataataaatatatattaatttataaattactaataaaataaaggtattaaattaaatataattaaaatattaaaatgcATCCAATTTTAGTTCAACCTATTAATTAGTTCTCCGATTAATCCTAAATAGGTACTCCCtttgtccctcccatttgtttacactttcctttttgggatataacttccaattgtttacatttcaaaattttctagaaatagtaaattttttataatttttaaaataactacatcaaCTACTTATCTCCACTATatccactttatacatataatgtTAATCGGTCTCAGTACTTTACTAACTTTTTTAATTTTCCTCcattattttatcatttttcttaaattcTGTGCCCCAACCATATGTAAACATTTGACACTAACGGAGAGAGTATTTTTGTTTCGATTACCGACTTTTATACTAACATCGAGGGCACATTATTTTTCAATTATTTTCGGCTTAATACACCTGGTCCACCCTTCCCCTAAAAAAACTTTTAAAATGCAGACCACTCATTTGTTACCCCGAAAACACTTTAATCTTCAGTTTTGTTATTGATTGAATTGGTCAAAAGCGTTGTTCatatcttttctctcttttttggTCAAAAACAAATTTGTTTTCTTGTAGATATGGTTGAGGTACTAGTTTCTTTTGCTGTAAAAAGACTCGGAGAGTTGTTAATCTCCGAAGCCAGACTTTTGTATGAAGTGAGGGACCAAATTATGGAGATCCAACGTGAGCTCGAACGGATGCACTGTTTCCTAGAAGAAGCTGATAAGAAGCAAATTCTGGATAAAAGAGTGAAAAAATGGGTGGCAGAAATAAGAGAACTTGCTTTTAGAGTACAAGATGTTATTGAGATTTTTGCTCTTGAAGTGCCAAGTCTTTCAACTAGGAAGCAAAAAATAGGCTTCAAAATGATGTTGAGAAGATGTTGTTGCATGTTGAGTGAAGCATTAAGCCGTCACAAGATTGATACTGATATTAATGGCATAAAATCTGAGCTTGCTAATCTCACAGAAAGGCTCCCAACATATGGTATTACAGAAGGTCTAGCAGAAGGAGAAACCTCAATTTCACTAGTCAACTTGAAAAGCCGGAGGAATTTTTATTCTCACGATGTCGAAAAGGATTTTGTTGGCATGCAAAAGGAAATAGGGCAACTTATCAGTCATTTGAAGAAGGAAGACAAGGGTTATGAAGTTATCTCTATTTGCGGAATGGGTGGTCTAGGTAAAACTACCCTAGCTAAAAAACTTTATAATCATGCTCAAGTGAGATCTTGTTTTAAAGCTTTTGCTTGGGTATGTATTACTCAACAATTTGAGAGGGAAAAGGTTCTCATGGGAGTTCTCAGAGAACTTGTACCTGCTGAAAGGAAGGAAGAAGTTTCAATGATGGACGATTCCAAACTGGTCAAAGAACTCTACAATCTTCAACAAGAAAAAAAATGCTTAATAGTCATTGATGATATATGGACAATTAATTCTTGGAGAAGCATCAGATCTGCATTTCCAGTTGGAAATACAAGTGGCAGCAAAATATTGCTCACAACCCGTAATGTAAAGGTGGCCAATATCGGTTCAGTTTATAAAATTGAGGGTTTGACGGAAGAGGAGGGATGGCAACTTCTAGCTAAGAAAGCGAAAATAAATTACATTCCAGGTTAGTTTACAAAAGAGCTTGGCTTTATTTAGTCATACTACATGATGCATACATATTAAGTATTAATTGAATGTGATTTGCAGAAAACAGGCAGGCCTCTGAGATGGAAAGGATAGGAAGGAACATGGTTAAAAGATGCAAAGGTTTACCGCTAGCTATTTCATCACTAGGAGGAATGCTTAAAGGCAAATTGTTGAGTGAGTGGAAGAAAGTACTCGGAGATATTTCTTTTTACTTGGACAAAGGTGAAGGTATAGCTAATGACAATGAATATAATACGGTGACACAAGTTTTAGGGTTGAGCTACGATAGTTTACCTCCTCGTTTGAGGCActgttttctttgttttgccaATCACAAGGAGGATGAAGAAATTAGGACCGAAGATCTGTACATGTTTTGGGTGGCAGAAGGTCTCATTTCAGCGGAAGATAAAGCAGAAAACGAGATGATGTTGGATGTAGCTGAACGCTATCTAGATGAATTAGCGAATAGAAGTCTTGTTCAAGTTGAAGCAAGTGAAAATGATGGAGCATCCTGGTCAAAGTACAGAACATGTCATGTTCATGATCTTATTCGAGACTTATGTTTGTCTAAAGTTAAGGAGGAAAATTTTATCAGTGTTATTTACTTGCCACATGATTATGTTGAAGATGTATCGAAAGGAAGTATAACACGCAGATTGTGTATTCGTTCCAATCATGAAAGGGATTATGAATCACTTTTTCCTAATGGTTTGAACGTGTCAATATTAGGATCCTATGATCACCATGTGATTTCACGTGTTCGATCCATTTCTATTTGGTATGATCGTAGCAAAGATACCGCTAGAGTGTTGTCGAATGCTACTTTTAGTCTCGAGAAATTCAAGCTGCTCCGAGTGTTGACAATGAGGAGATTAGTAGTTTCTACACAAAATGTAAGACAAATATCTGAGCTAGTCTACCTGAATTATCTGTCTTTAGCTGAGTGTAGGCTGGAAGAGCTGTCTTCTTCAATAGGTAACCTGCAAAATTTGGAAACACTTGATCTGAGGATGCGTGATACCATTAGAATCCCAAATGTTCTAAGTAAGTTAAAACAGTTAAAGCACTTGTACCTTCCTGAATACTTCGAAGAATATGGCATAGTTGAGAAGTTGAGATTTGAAGGGCTGAATGAATTAGAGCTGCTATACAATTACGACACAGTGCATTGTGATGAACATGATCTCATTCAATTACCCAAGCTCCAGGTTTTTCGTGGAATAATAGAAGTTAAGGACATCCTCACAAAGGATATCATTAATTTCATCAAGTCCAAGGAATTGCGCCACTCACATCTTGTTTTTCAAGGTGAAGGAGAACTCTCTTTACTATTGTTGTTGGAGTGCTGTTTCATAAATAATTTAGTGATAAGTACTCGTATCTGCTCATTTCCAGCGGAGTATGACCACACTCGATTTTCTGTGCAACTCACACAGCTACAGTTTTTGAGTTGTAAAATGGAGAAAGACCCAATGCTGTTACTGAAGAAACTTCCCAACCTGCGTACTCTCTATCTAGGTGAAGATGCATATTTGGGTGAAGAGTTGGTATGTTCTGCTACGGGGTTCCTACAACTTCAACAATTAGATCTCCAGAATTTGTCGGGCTTAAGAAGGTGGAGGGTGGATGAAGGTGTTATGCCAAATCTCTATTCGTTAAGGATTAATGGATGCCAACTGTTGGAGATGCTTCCCCGAGGATTGAGTTACCTCACTGCTCTAAAACACCTCCATATTACTTGTATGCCTACTGCATTCACAAATAGGGTTAAAGTAATAGACGGAGTAGAAGGTGAAGATTTTCACAAAGTTCGTTGCATTCCTAATGTATTAGTAATAGATTAGGAAAATAAAAGTTCTCTGCTGTTTGTTTTGCTTTACCCAAATTTGAATACATTCTTGTCTCTGTATGATTGTTACTGACTGAGTATCTGTTATAGTGATATTATACAACCCTTCAGCAACCATCTTAGTCTGCACAACGAAATTATTCAGATTCATTTTGATTTCTTGATCTTCAGGCAAATTAATGGTTTGGTCAGCGTCAGAAGAGTCGTTCTCTAACACCTGAGGTTTTAGAGTAACTGGTTCGACTCAGGTTCGATCTCTGCCACCCCCAATATTCTCACAATTTATCGTGGCACGAATGACAAATTAATGCTCCAAAGATGGGCGCCCGTGATCCAttcttcgacccataaatgagctttcgagtgagggggagtgttagaatgATCATTCTCTAACAGCTTGAGATTTTAGAGTAACTGGTTCCTCGACAGTTCATGCATGAACACTCTGTGTTTGATGCAGCCAAAGAACTTGGCATCCCTCAGAAAAGTCCTTAGGCTGTAGGCAACTTGCAGCCAAGAACCCAACAGTAGGAACCACAAACGACATTTTAACTTCATGACTGTTTTAATTCTAGAACATTATTCTTCAAACTTCAGTGTGACATCTTCTCTATTGTAACTTAAAGATCAACCCTTCTTCTTCCCTACTACTTTTAAAATCAAAGTCACAGATAGAACTAGGGAAATTATATCAAGACTATACATAAAATGCACTACAACTAAAATCATACTCCCTCTGTTTCTTTTTAATAGTAGCTTGACTTTACTGCCCTCATTTATAAGTGTTTTGGCcgtatagttaaaataataatttttaaactttttttctgaataaaaatatataatttaaactttaatttacaataataataataataataatttttactATACGGTCAAGAAAATTAAGCCTCAAACTGGAAGCTAAACTTTGGAACATAAATATACCAGCATTGCTGATCCATCTCAAGTTGAGTATGAGAACACATTTTCTTTATTGCCAGGCAGAACCTGGAAGCAAATTTACAATAGCTATATTATGTAAGCTCCAACTGTCATTCAGGCATTGTCTGCAACCTTATATGAAGTGTGTTTTATTTATAAacaataaataaaaaatttaggaaaaaaaataggggtgttTTGAAAAATACCCAAGTCTAAAAacatttttgcaaaaatactgttattttttaaaaaaatttgcaaaaatactttttaatttgCAAATTAAAATACGGTTTTTTGGCAACTGGAATCAACTGCATGCAACTTTTGACGAGTTTGTGCAACTAAATGTAACCTCAAATCAATTAAAAAAACTTTATTCAACTAGTTGCATatggttgattttggttgattccgtatttttgcaaaaaaaaaatcagaagatAGTAAAATCACAAAAAAACTTAGAAAGGttagtatttttggtaaattctcAAAAAAATAACAATTAGGATAATAAACATTTGTATTAAAAAAATAAGTAAATTTacgaataatataaaaatatacgtAAATAAAGGACCCCTACATCACACGGGTTTAAAATTAATCTCTGGTCTCTACTGTTTTATATGGGGAAGTGCAACATAATGGGAGTGGACCGTTCAAGTGTTCGGCCCAATTTTACTAGATCATCACGAAACTCTTATTATAGGATAAGAATCAAGATTTTGAATATAAAAAAGAGCAAATATTTTAATGTCATGTAATATCTAGAATTTCTCCTAACATCTAGAATTTTAAGCAAGTATATATTTTTTCTCTTGAGAAGATTGAGAGTGCTATTAATTTTGATAATGAAATTTTATGTATATTTTAGTTCTCTTACACAAAATACAGaaaatatgatataataaatGAAGTTAACAACTCTAAAATATTTTTTGTACACTTTTTTCAAAATAATAGGTGTATTTAAAAATTTGTTGTTATTATTTACATAATGTTAATACCGTAGATTAGAGAAAATTAATGGTATAATAATAATTCAGTATTTAAAAAAGGTTTTTGGAAAATTTTCTAAGAAATTCACCGTATATGTAAAAATACGAATGATTTAATAAAATTTTCTAAGAATTTCAGCGAATCTGTAAAATACGACTGGCTGAATTTAATTTTTGTAACAACCCACGCTTCCGGACGATTAATTCTAAaccaaaactaaaataaaatacaatttactaatacgaaaatctattacaaaggtgtctattacaaaagcgcagctaacggaaacggtccaaaagtcaatctactccaaaactaaggtcctcgaactccaatgctatacaactcgaatctcggacgaaacctgaaattgtaagtaatgagctatacagcccagcaagaaaataatcgatccaactagtaggccaagtaacacatacacatattAAAAAAATACGATAATTAATATGATACGATATAAGAAACAAACACttttgatacatattcttattcttattcgatacacatagcacataaacaacaataattcaaaatccataacccatgtcacgaccactacaacccggtgataacggtcctaaattttcataaaactgtcactacaatccggtgactgcggtcctaaattcttattcgatattttcacaaaccatggcacaaatcagagATCTAAAATTATCGTCTACACACCACATATATACAAcaatacgtatacttgtaacacataatacattcaaaaatatcatcacttagcccatattttgataatcaaatataaacgcataacatacaattttgaaaacactagtaagatcgatcgaaaacttaccttaaaatctgaccagatctgaatatagcctttttgacctactaaacgacgttatcttgaaaaacacgaaacacgaaagttgaagataacgaaaagacctctcTGAAAAGTCCaaaatcactgaattctgacttactatgaattttctacgaattttacaaga
Encoded here:
- the LOC141668375 gene encoding putative disease resistance protein At1g50180 isoform X2, translated to MVEVLVSFAVKRLGELLISEARLLYEVRDQIMEIQRELERMHCFLEEADKKQILDKRVKKWVAEIRELAFRVQDVIEIFALEVPSLSTRKQKIGFKMMLRRCCCMLSEALSRHKIDTDINGIKSELANLTERLPTYGITEGLAEGETSISLVNLKSRRNFYSHDVEKDFVGMQKEIGQLISHLKKEDKGYEVISICGMGGLGKTTLAKKLYNHAQVRSCFKAFAWVCITQQFEREKVLMGVLRELVPAERKEEVSMMDDSKLVKELYNLQQEKKCLIVIDDIWTINSWRSIRSAFPVGNTSGSKILLTTRNVKVANIGSVYKIEGLTEEEGWQLLAKKAKINYIPENRQASEMERIGRNMVKRCKGLPLAISSLGGMLKGKLLSEWKKVLGDISFYLDKGEGIANDNEYNTVTQVLGLSYDSLPPRLRHCFLCFANHKEDEEIRTEDLYMFWVAEGLISAEDKAENEMMLDVAERYLDELANRSLVQVEASENDGASWSKYRTCHVHDLIRDLCLSKVKEENFISVIYLPHDYVEDVSKGSITRRLCIRSNHERDYESLFPNGLNVSILGSYDHHVISRVRSISIWYDRSKDTARVLSNATFSLEKFKLLRVLTMRRLVVSTQNVRQISELVYLNYLSLAECRLEELSSSIGNLQNLETLDLRMRDTIRIPNVLSKLKQLKHLYLPEYFEEYGIVEKLRFEGLNELELLYNYDTVHCDEHDLIQLPKLQVFRGIIEVKDILTKDIINFIKSKELRHSHLVFQAEYDHTRFSVQLTQLQFLSCKMEKDPMLLLKKLPNLRTLYLGEDAYLGEELVCSATGFLQLQQLDLQNLSGLRRWRVDEGVMPNLYSLRINGCQLLEMLPRGLSYLTALKHLHITCMPTAFTNRVKVIDGVEGEDFHKVRCIPNVLVID
- the LOC141668375 gene encoding putative disease resistance protein At1g50180 isoform X1; this translates as MVEVLVSFAVKRLGELLISEARLLYEVRDQIMEIQRELERMHCFLEEADKKQILDKRVKKWVAEIRELAFRVQDVIEIFALEVPSLSTRKQKIGFKMMLRRCCCMLSEALSRHKIDTDINGIKSELANLTERLPTYGITEGLAEGETSISLVNLKSRRNFYSHDVEKDFVGMQKEIGQLISHLKKEDKGYEVISICGMGGLGKTTLAKKLYNHAQVRSCFKAFAWVCITQQFEREKVLMGVLRELVPAERKEEVSMMDDSKLVKELYNLQQEKKCLIVIDDIWTINSWRSIRSAFPVGNTSGSKILLTTRNVKVANIGSVYKIEGLTEEEGWQLLAKKAKINYIPENRQASEMERIGRNMVKRCKGLPLAISSLGGMLKGKLLSEWKKVLGDISFYLDKGEGIANDNEYNTVTQVLGLSYDSLPPRLRHCFLCFANHKEDEEIRTEDLYMFWVAEGLISAEDKAENEMMLDVAERYLDELANRSLVQVEASENDGASWSKYRTCHVHDLIRDLCLSKVKEENFISVIYLPHDYVEDVSKGSITRRLCIRSNHERDYESLFPNGLNVSILGSYDHHVISRVRSISIWYDRSKDTARVLSNATFSLEKFKLLRVLTMRRLVVSTQNVRQISELVYLNYLSLAECRLEELSSSIGNLQNLETLDLRMRDTIRIPNVLSKLKQLKHLYLPEYFEEYGIVEKLRFEGLNELELLYNYDTVHCDEHDLIQLPKLQVFRGIIEVKDILTKDIINFIKSKELRHSHLVFQGEGELSLLLLLECCFINNLVISTRICSFPAEYDHTRFSVQLTQLQFLSCKMEKDPMLLLKKLPNLRTLYLGEDAYLGEELVCSATGFLQLQQLDLQNLSGLRRWRVDEGVMPNLYSLRINGCQLLEMLPRGLSYLTALKHLHITCMPTAFTNRVKVIDGVEGEDFHKVRCIPNVLVID